CTATTGCGGTCTATCTTGATGGCGCCATTATTTCTGCCCCAGTTGTGCGAGAAGAAATCAAAGATGGGAAAGCGGTAATTTCAGGAGGTTTTAAGGTTGCTGACGCACAAGCTTTGGCGAGAAATCTCAACTACGGAGCCTTGCCAGTTGATATCAAACTTTTGTCTACTCAGACCATCGGTGCTTCGCTAGGAGAAGACGCTCTTAATGCCGGCATAAAATCGGGACTCATTGCGTTCGCGGTGATCGCCCTTTTCCTCATTCTCTGGTACCGACTTCCAGGATTGGTAGCGGTTCTTGCCCTCTCTGTGTACGTTGTCTTAAACCTTTTGATATTTAAATTTTTGGTAACGCTGACTGCCGCGGGTATTGCGGGATTTATTCTTTCGATCGGTATGGCGGTGGATGCCAACATTTTGATTTTCGAGAGAATGAAAGAGGAACTCGCTCGTGGCCGCGCGTTACCGGACGCAGTCAGAGAAGGTTTTGCTCGAGCGTGGACTTCCATTCGCGACAGTAACCTTTCCAGTATCATAACTTCAGTTATTCTCTACTGGTTTGCATCGAATTCTCTCATCAAAGGTTTTGCGTTAGTATTCTTTATTGGTGTGGTGACTAGCATGTTTACCGCTATCGTCATTTCCCGAACCTTCCTTCAAGCCATTGGCGCCAAAGGAGATAGCAAATTCGCCAAGTTTTTATTTCGTTCCGGTTTTCTAAACCCTAAACCCTAAACCCTAAACCCTATTACAATGTTTATCGTCAAATACAGAAAAATATTTTATACAATCTCCGGCATTCTCATGCTCGGTTCTTTGCTCGCGATATTTGTGTGGGGTTTTAACCCGGGTATTGATTTTAAGGGAGGCTCAGTTCTTGAAATTGAATATCCATCTGCTCGTCCAGAGTTGTCTGTTGTTAATCAACAAATTGCTGGTTTAAATTTCGATCAATCTATTCGTGCCACAGGGGAGAAGGGATACATTATTCGATTGAAAAGTCTCAGTGAGGCTGAACGAGCTACTATAGAGTCGGCGCTTTCAAAAAATACAACCAATATTCCAGAAGTAAAACGATTTGACTCAATTGGTCCAGTGCTCGGCGCCGAGGCCCTTTCAAAATCTATTGTTTCGATTATTTTGGTTTTGTTGGCGATTGTTATTTTTATCACGTTCGCATTTCGAAAAGTGTCTGAGCCGGTTGCATCTTGGAAATACGGTTTGATTACGGTGTTCGCGCTTTTCCACGATGTGTTAGTTCCGACGGGAGTGTTTGTGGCACTGGGCCACTTCAAAGGATATGAAGTTGATACACTTTTCGTAACGGCGCTTTTGGTCATTCTCGGTTTCTCGGTTCACGACACAATCGTGGTATTTGACCGCGTTCGAGAAAATCTTAAATTTGCCGGCGTTGGAAAAAATCGAAAAACTTTTGATGTGGTAGTTGGAGAAAGTATCAACCAAACTTTTGTTCGCTCAATTAACACTTCAGTCACGACACTTTTGGCTCTCGCTGTCCTCTATGTTGTTGGTCCGGAAGTTACCAAACACCTTTCCCTCGCGCTTCTTGTTGGAATCACCGCTGGAACTTATTCGTCAGTATTTCTCGGAAGTCCGCTCCTTGTAACCGTAGAAAGTTGGCAGAATAAAAAGAGGGGTTTATAATAGAGAAGTAATGAAGAAATCTAAAAGCGCAAAATCAAAAATTGATGTTGGTCAAGAGTTGCGCAATCTCGGTGTGTTGCTTGAAAAAAATAATCATGAAATCAAGGCGGTTGCCGAACAGTACGGTGATTTGCAAAAAGATGTTTCAGGTCTTAAAAAGACACTCGAATCGCACACTGAAATGATCGGAAAATTGGCTGAAGACATGACGATTGTTAAAGTAAACGTTGAATTTCTAAAAGGTAGTCTAAAAAAGAAAGTGGATTACGACGAATTTTTAGCCTTGGAGCGGAGGTTGTCGTTGTTGGAATCAAAAGTAAAATAAATAATCAAAACTTGACAGTATCCGTGTCTTTGTCTAGTATCAAACAATCATGAAATCGAGCACTATTAACCTTCTAGGCCTCCTACTAGCCCTTAAAAACGGTGGAGGTCTTGCTCGTGCCAAAATTAACTAACTTTCTAACTTCTAAACTAATTTTGTAACAAGCCAGCTCTTCACCCCGAGGAGCTGTTTTGTTGTCTTGGGTGAGACTTCAAAATAAACCTAGGGGACGGGAAGAGTTTTGGTTCTTCGAAATGAGTGTAAAAAACCTATGAAAATTCAAACAGGCAAGTATTGTCCGTTTCCGCAAGTTAATTTGCATGCTCGGCAATGGCCGAGTCGTGTGATCATGGCTCCACCGTTTTGGTGCAGTGTGGATCTCCGTGACGGTAATCAGTCACTTCCAACTCCAATGAATGTTAGTCAAAAATTGGAAATGTTTCGAATGCTTGTCGCTCGGAGATTTAAGGAAATCGAAATCGGTTTCCCATCTGCATCCAACACCGAGTTTGCCTTTAACCGGCGGCTCATTGAGGACAAGTTGATTCCCGATGATGTGACCATTCAAGTTCTGGTGCAAGCGCGCGAGGATTTGATTGAGCGAACTTTTGAGTCGCTCGTCGGTGCTCGAAAAGTGATCATTCACTTGTACAACTCGACGTCACCGGCTCAGCGCCGTGTCGTCTTTGGAAAAACCAAGTCGGAAATTATCGAGTTGGCTCGGCAGGGCGCGCAGTGGATCTTGGATCGGATTCCTCGATTGACCGCTGGCGGCACCGATGTCCGCTTGCAGTATTCACCGGAAAGTTTTAGCGCTACTGAATTGGAATTTGCACTGGAAATTTCGGAGGCTGTGATAGCCATCTGGAAGCCAACTCCCGCACGGAAGATGATTCTTAATCTTCCCTGCACTGTCGAAGTGGCGACACCGAATGTCTACGCCGACCAAATCGAATGGATGTGTCGCAAGCTGCAAGATCACGGGCTTCGCGACTCAGTCATTGTCAGTCTGCACGCACACAACGATCGTGGCACCGGTGTCGCGACAACCGAACTTGGTTTGCTTGCTGGTGCTGATCGTGTCGAGGGGACGCTGTTTGGTAATGGTGAGCGGACTGGCAATCTTGATCTGGTCACGTTGGCCCTTAACCTCTACATGCATGGCATCGATCCTGGATTGGATTTTTCTGATCTCAGTGCAGTGCGTGAAGTGTACGAGCGGTGCACGGGGATGTTGGTACCTCCGCGTCATCCTTATGCGGGCGAATTGGTGTTTACTGCTTTCAGCGGATCGCATC
The window above is part of the Patescibacteria group bacterium genome. Proteins encoded here:
- the secD gene encoding protein translocase subunit SecD; this translates as MLQKRLFAVILILAAIGVGYFADIRLSAKPAFPYVAVTVNHANYKLGLDLNGGTHLVYQANTSKLTGADVGGAMTALRDVIERRVNIFGVSEPIVQIEKGGVVGGGDDRLIVELPGVTNVEDAIKTIGQVPTLEFKTERLAGAEKDAILKAFDDYQKTKDSSKPIISNLLAEDPYYISSPLTGRYLEHATVEFDPTTGEPHVSITFNSVGAKLFGDLTKNNVNKTIAVYLDGAIISAPVVREEIKDGKAVISGGFKVADAQALARNLNYGALPVDIKLLSTQTIGASLGEDALNAGIKSGLIAFAVIALFLILWYRLPGLVAVLALSVYVVLNLLIFKFLVTLTAAGIAGFILSIGMAVDANILIFERMKEELARGRALPDAVREGFARAWTSIRDSNLSSIITSVILYWFASNSLIKGFALVFFIGVVTSMFTAIVISRTFLQAIGAKGDSKFAKFLFRSGFLNPKP
- the secF gene encoding protein translocase subunit SecF, with protein sequence MFIVKYRKIFYTISGILMLGSLLAIFVWGFNPGIDFKGGSVLEIEYPSARPELSVVNQQIAGLNFDQSIRATGEKGYIIRLKSLSEAERATIESALSKNTTNIPEVKRFDSIGPVLGAEALSKSIVSIILVLLAIVIFITFAFRKVSEPVASWKYGLITVFALFHDVLVPTGVFVALGHFKGYEVDTLFVTALLVILGFSVHDTIVVFDRVRENLKFAGVGKNRKTFDVVVGESINQTFVRSINTSVTTLLALAVLYVVGPEVTKHLSLALLVGITAGTYSSVFLGSPLLVTVESWQNKKRGL
- the leuA gene encoding 2-isopropylmalate synthase; the encoded protein is MKIQTGKYCPFPQVNLHARQWPSRVIMAPPFWCSVDLRDGNQSLPTPMNVSQKLEMFRMLVARRFKEIEIGFPSASNTEFAFNRRLIEDKLIPDDVTIQVLVQAREDLIERTFESLVGARKVIIHLYNSTSPAQRRVVFGKTKSEIIELARQGAQWILDRIPRLTAGGTDVRLQYSPESFSATELEFALEISEAVIAIWKPTPARKMILNLPCTVEVATPNVYADQIEWMCRKLQDHGLRDSVIVSLHAHNDRGTGVATTELGLLAGADRVEGTLFGNGERTGNLDLVTLALNLYMHGIDPGLDFSDLSAVREVYERCTGMLVPPRHPYAGELVFTAFSGSHQDAIKKGLEERALGERMQWDVPYLAIDPADIGREYREVIRVNSQSGKGGVAYLLESEFGIEIPKEMQREFGPIANDKVDALGREVEARELRAMFWAEYVERSNPWSLVSFSFSNDSLRVTCNARLSCKGQERYLVGEGNGPVAAFVHALNLDYECPQKFYVANYYEHALAKGEAAQAISYIKLQFADGSTRWGVGVDTSIDLASIKAVLSALNRS